From the Clavibacter phaseoli genome, one window contains:
- a CDS encoding glycosyltransferase family 4 protein, producing the protein MRRLVVNEAYAGQRVTGQQRYATEIARALEGKRGVTRATPSDGIASSGARSWLWVQTTLPWITRQDVLLSLTSRAPLVHRRHIVVVHDLFVLTNPEWYSREYVVTHVPLLRANLRDARVIVTVSEPVAEQVRELGLSSAPVVVAPNAPSPVFGEPRDAEERARVLERFGVTDGGYLLAVGSMDPRKNLKRLTEAYLELPAETRAAAPLVLVGAKSAVFGDVDMAESDDIKLAGYVTDDELAVLYAASRGVVFPSLAEGFGLPLVEAMVAGARLAVSDIPVFHWICGDDADYFSPADTSAITAALARLAAAAPLDEEEAARIRLAVTRRFDWRTSAQTVHDAYQSIGTR; encoded by the coding sequence ATGCGCCGGCTCGTCGTCAACGAGGCCTACGCGGGGCAGCGGGTCACCGGCCAGCAGCGCTACGCGACGGAGATCGCCCGCGCCCTGGAGGGCAAGCGGGGCGTGACGCGCGCCACGCCGTCCGACGGCATCGCGTCGTCCGGCGCGCGCAGCTGGCTCTGGGTGCAGACGACCCTGCCGTGGATCACGCGCCAGGACGTGCTGCTCTCCCTCACGAGCCGCGCGCCGCTCGTCCACCGCCGCCACATCGTGGTCGTGCACGACCTCTTCGTGCTCACGAACCCCGAGTGGTACAGCCGCGAGTACGTCGTGACCCACGTGCCGCTGCTGCGCGCGAACCTGCGCGACGCGCGCGTCATCGTCACCGTGAGCGAGCCCGTCGCCGAGCAGGTGCGCGAGCTCGGCCTGTCCAGCGCGCCCGTCGTGGTCGCGCCCAACGCGCCGAGCCCCGTGTTCGGCGAGCCGCGCGACGCCGAGGAGCGCGCCCGCGTGCTCGAGCGGTTCGGCGTGACCGACGGCGGGTACCTGCTCGCGGTCGGCAGCATGGATCCGCGCAAGAACCTGAAGCGCCTCACCGAGGCCTACCTCGAGCTGCCCGCGGAGACGCGCGCCGCGGCCCCCCTCGTGCTCGTGGGCGCGAAGAGCGCCGTCTTCGGCGACGTCGACATGGCCGAGTCGGACGACATCAAGCTGGCCGGCTACGTGACCGACGACGAGCTCGCGGTGCTCTACGCGGCCTCGCGCGGCGTGGTCTTCCCGAGCCTCGCGGAGGGCTTCGGCCTGCCGCTCGTCGAGGCGATGGTCGCCGGCGCGCGCCTGGCCGTCTCCGACATCCCCGTCTTCCACTGGATCTGCGGGGACGACGCCGACTACTTCTCCCCCGCCGACACGTCCGCAATCACCGCGGCGCTCGCCCGGCTCGCGGCTGCCGCCCCGCTCGACGAGGAGGAGGCCGCCCGCATCCGACTGGCCGTCACCCGCCGCTTCGACTGGCGCACCTCCGCGCAGACCGTCCACGACGCCTACCAGAGCATCGGGACGCGATGA
- a CDS encoding low molecular weight phosphatase family protein, with the protein MSELPPTSRRAARAALGDASSEGVDDGSFRVLFVCSGNICRSALAEQVLRARVRAIFGGHAAEADSVVRFSSAGTIAADGQRMPEQAAELSVRYGGDPSEHQARFLTPGIIQGVDLVLTMAREHRSAVVRAVPRANRFTFTIREFAALFEHLVEVTGDEKHIACDGDVPEQLRALIPLVAAQRGVTLPPAHEDDYDVVDPYRRSQATYDASGEQAGGAIESILESVRAVTRTDAPRLRG; encoded by the coding sequence ATGTCGGAACTCCCCCCCACGAGCCGCAGGGCCGCACGCGCGGCCCTCGGCGACGCATCCTCCGAGGGCGTCGACGACGGCTCGTTCCGCGTCCTGTTCGTCTGCTCGGGCAACATCTGCCGCTCCGCCCTCGCCGAGCAGGTCCTCCGGGCCCGCGTGCGGGCGATCTTCGGCGGCCACGCCGCGGAGGCCGACTCGGTCGTGCGCTTCTCCAGCGCCGGCACGATCGCGGCCGACGGGCAGCGCATGCCCGAGCAGGCGGCGGAGCTCTCCGTGCGGTACGGCGGGGACCCGAGCGAGCACCAGGCGCGCTTCCTGACGCCCGGCATCATCCAGGGCGTCGACCTGGTGCTCACCATGGCGCGCGAGCACCGCAGCGCCGTCGTGCGCGCCGTGCCCCGCGCCAACCGCTTCACCTTCACGATCCGCGAGTTCGCAGCGCTCTTCGAGCACCTCGTCGAGGTGACCGGGGACGAGAAGCACATCGCCTGCGACGGCGACGTGCCTGAGCAGCTGCGCGCGCTCATCCCGCTCGTGGCGGCGCAGCGGGGCGTGACCCTGCCGCCCGCCCACGAGGACGACTACGACGTGGTCGACCCGTACCGCCGGTCGCAGGCCACCTACGACGCCTCCGGCGAGCAGGCCGGCGGCGCCATCGAGTCGATCCTCGAGTCGGTGCGGGCCGTGACCCGCACGGACGCGCCCCGCCTTCGGGGCTGA
- a CDS encoding O-antigen polymerase — translation MGPTYRLATPAVFAAAVVLTVLAALGGVALLGNELSYPFMIAVLAILLVGVLVKETVSNGDPITPGGIVAFTGLLLFVLRPLTVANSMETSPGAIADTRFFSPTLQLAASSALIEALIFFSAFFVVYYYQVAREARRIARGGEDAKALEDNALAGGPAFVDPDTQVRWQRVFNTSVSQALVVISSVVALGLLVYLVLSSGGIQAYTTGLANRSDFLSGKSFIGLSYIPVQIAIVYNVLARRQKGLEGWNWVNLVAVLVLVVCAGSAGGRGPLIIGVFLPFLILKQIGPKPFRFRTIALIGGVTAVVAMVYSIVIRESTFDNGRSLDRLTQDPIGVLLDRLTSGIETRPFDVLIRLNEVASLPDFVYQWGATYAAVPAWFVPRGLWEDKPFGGGNTWFTSTYVPRFYGVNRVETSLSAIGEAFSNFGIPGVVAVGALLGLVAGLFIRARMRRRGLLGAAIAVVVTPYLFSLIRGDAYQGMSTSIASLVILVLFFWFSSTRKQVTGPVSAPVPLPDETAPAAVREQALIGAGVAGLGAVGGSAPEPARPAIGNGRAFPAGRPVVDRSRDR, via the coding sequence ATGGGTCCGACGTACCGCCTAGCGACCCCGGCGGTCTTCGCGGCCGCCGTGGTCCTCACCGTCCTCGCCGCGCTCGGCGGCGTGGCCCTGCTCGGCAACGAGCTCTCCTACCCGTTCATGATCGCGGTGCTCGCGATCCTGCTGGTCGGCGTGCTCGTGAAGGAGACGGTCTCCAACGGGGATCCGATCACCCCCGGCGGCATCGTCGCCTTCACGGGCCTCCTCCTGTTCGTGCTGCGCCCCCTCACGGTCGCCAACAGCATGGAGACGAGCCCCGGCGCCATCGCCGACACGCGCTTCTTCTCCCCCACGCTGCAGCTCGCGGCGAGCTCCGCGCTCATCGAGGCGCTGATCTTCTTCTCCGCGTTCTTCGTCGTGTACTACTACCAGGTGGCCCGCGAGGCCCGCCGCATCGCCCGCGGCGGCGAGGACGCGAAGGCCCTGGAGGACAACGCCCTCGCGGGCGGCCCCGCCTTCGTCGACCCCGACACGCAGGTGCGCTGGCAGCGCGTCTTCAACACGTCGGTGTCGCAGGCGCTCGTGGTCATCTCCTCGGTCGTGGCCCTCGGCCTCCTCGTGTACCTGGTGCTCTCCTCCGGCGGAATCCAGGCGTACACGACGGGCCTCGCCAACCGGAGCGACTTCCTCTCCGGCAAGTCGTTCATCGGCCTGTCGTACATCCCCGTGCAGATCGCGATCGTCTACAACGTGCTCGCGCGCCGCCAGAAGGGCCTCGAGGGCTGGAACTGGGTCAACCTGGTCGCCGTGCTGGTGCTCGTGGTGTGCGCCGGGTCCGCCGGCGGCCGCGGCCCGCTCATCATCGGCGTGTTCCTGCCGTTCCTGATCCTCAAGCAGATCGGCCCGAAGCCGTTCCGCTTCCGCACCATCGCCCTCATCGGCGGCGTCACGGCCGTGGTCGCGATGGTCTACTCGATCGTCATCCGCGAGTCCACGTTCGACAACGGCCGCTCGCTCGACCGCCTCACGCAGGACCCGATCGGCGTGCTCCTCGACCGCCTCACCAGCGGCATCGAGACACGGCCGTTCGACGTGCTCATCCGCCTCAACGAGGTCGCGTCGCTGCCCGACTTCGTCTACCAGTGGGGTGCCACGTACGCCGCGGTGCCGGCCTGGTTCGTCCCGCGCGGGCTGTGGGAGGACAAGCCCTTCGGTGGCGGCAACACGTGGTTCACGTCCACCTACGTGCCCCGGTTCTACGGCGTCAACCGCGTCGAGACGAGCCTGTCGGCCATCGGCGAGGCGTTCTCGAACTTCGGCATCCCCGGGGTCGTCGCCGTCGGCGCGCTCCTCGGGCTCGTGGCCGGCCTCTTCATCCGCGCCCGCATGCGCCGCCGCGGGCTCCTCGGCGCCGCCATCGCGGTCGTCGTCACCCCCTACCTCTTCTCCCTGATCCGCGGCGACGCGTACCAGGGCATGTCGACCAGCATCGCGTCGCTCGTGATCCTCGTGCTGTTCTTCTGGTTCTCCTCCACCCGCAAGCAGGTCACCGGGCCCGTCAGCGCGCCCGTGCCGCTGCCCGACGAGACCGCGCCCGCGGCCGTGCGCGAGCAGGCGCTCATCGGGGCCGGTGTCGCCGGCCTCGGCGCGGTCGGCGGATCCGCCCCCGAGCCGGCGCGCCCGGCGATCGGCAACGGCCGGGCCTTCCCGGCCGGACGACCGGTCGTCGACCGGAGCCGCGACCGGTGA
- a CDS encoding polysaccharide transporter, giving the protein MIRRLALLLPTGAAGLTRVLQLVLLVVLTNLSEGSAQSALITGFALLSSFAIITDSGAANFLLSLPRTRLTRSVHARAVAFHAGLGSLGAAVAIVIAVAASSSIPGEAVLLLVALGVSQVLDSLTRTIRAPLLVGRRDASYAFPDLALVVLKAVPLLIAFLVPEILVLLAFPLVSLVVTAGTWIAVRRGLPTTSDEPVRVFPQILEFGLSGSLSALYSQAPLVLGTAILGADAVVPLALAYRIVQPLEVLPATLSQQLIPRIRAAGRPARAYWWRFALGGLVLAGILALIREPVAQLFGGDAFDQVVFLVILLSVAPKFGNYALMAYAMGSGLVRVRLTATIVTGVVAVVLTLVAALTAGPALLAGVTLVAELVLSAAIAALLIRNRRKEDA; this is encoded by the coding sequence ATGATCCGTCGTCTCGCGCTGCTGCTCCCCACGGGGGCCGCAGGGCTCACGCGCGTGCTCCAGCTCGTGCTGCTCGTGGTCCTCACGAACCTGTCGGAGGGCTCGGCCCAGAGCGCCCTCATCACGGGGTTCGCGCTGCTCAGCTCGTTCGCGATCATCACCGACTCGGGCGCCGCGAACTTCCTGCTCTCGCTGCCGCGCACGCGCCTCACCCGGAGCGTGCACGCCCGCGCCGTCGCGTTCCACGCCGGGCTCGGCTCGCTCGGCGCCGCCGTCGCGATCGTCATCGCCGTCGCGGCCTCGTCCTCGATCCCCGGCGAGGCCGTGCTGCTGCTCGTCGCGCTCGGCGTCAGCCAGGTGCTCGACTCGCTCACCCGCACGATCCGGGCGCCCCTGCTCGTCGGCCGCCGCGACGCCTCCTACGCGTTCCCCGACCTCGCGCTCGTGGTGCTGAAGGCGGTGCCGCTCCTCATCGCCTTCCTCGTGCCCGAGATCCTCGTGCTGCTCGCGTTCCCGCTGGTGTCGCTCGTCGTCACCGCGGGCACGTGGATCGCCGTCCGCCGCGGCCTGCCGACCACGAGCGACGAGCCCGTGCGCGTGTTCCCGCAGATCCTCGAGTTCGGCCTCTCCGGATCCCTCAGCGCGCTCTACTCGCAGGCGCCGCTCGTGCTCGGCACGGCGATCCTCGGCGCCGACGCCGTCGTGCCGCTCGCGCTCGCCTACCGGATCGTGCAGCCGCTCGAGGTCCTGCCCGCGACGCTCTCGCAGCAGCTGATCCCGCGGATCCGCGCCGCCGGACGCCCCGCGCGCGCGTACTGGTGGCGGTTCGCGCTCGGCGGCCTCGTCCTCGCCGGGATCCTGGCGCTCATCCGCGAGCCCGTCGCCCAGCTGTTCGGCGGCGACGCGTTCGACCAGGTCGTGTTCCTCGTGATCCTCCTCTCGGTCGCCCCCAAGTTCGGCAACTACGCGCTCATGGCGTACGCGATGGGCTCCGGCCTCGTCCGCGTGCGGCTCACCGCGACCATCGTCACGGGCGTCGTCGCCGTGGTCCTCACGCTCGTCGCCGCGCTCACGGCCGGCCCCGCCCTCCTCGCCGGCGTCACGCTCGTCGCCGAGCTCGTCCTGAGCGCCGCCATCGCCGCGCTCCTCATCCGCAACCGCAGGAAGGAGGACGCATGA
- a CDS encoding polysaccharide biosynthesis tyrosine autokinase: MLIILTLLVGVGAAAAFSLLQTPEYEASTKMYVAQSSSGSVQDLQQGNNFITQAVKSYADVVTTRAVLQPVIDEFGLDMTSRELAESVRASAPLDTTIIDITVKDQSRQDAATLADAIGASLTTVVGTLVPETIEGTPQVQITQLEQAEIPESPSSPNLPVNIIVGALIGLLIGVGVSLLRETLDNRIRGERDVELVTTKPILGGIAYDPKATERPLIVQDDPRSPRAESFRSLRTNLQFLEFGGRSRSFVITSSIQGEGKSTTSSNLALALADSGIKVVLIDADLRRPRLASYMGLEGAVGLTDILIGRAEIEDVIQPWGSGMLSILPAGQIPPNPSELLGSQGMARLLQDLEARYDVVLIDAPPLLPVTDAAILSKNAGGAIVVVAAGRTHRTQLKSAIANLTNVGADVLGLVITMLPTKGPDAYGYGHYGYGYGYTEDEDGQKTKAPIEKIKA; encoded by the coding sequence GTGCTGATCATCCTGACGCTCCTGGTCGGGGTGGGCGCCGCGGCGGCCTTCTCCCTCCTCCAGACCCCCGAGTACGAGGCGTCCACCAAGATGTACGTCGCCCAGAGCAGCTCGGGCAGCGTGCAGGACCTCCAGCAGGGCAACAACTTCATCACCCAGGCGGTGAAGAGCTACGCGGACGTCGTCACGACCCGCGCCGTGCTCCAGCCCGTCATCGACGAGTTCGGCCTCGACATGACGTCGCGCGAGCTCGCCGAGTCGGTCCGCGCCTCCGCGCCGCTCGACACCACGATCATCGACATCACGGTGAAGGACCAGTCCCGCCAGGACGCCGCGACGCTCGCGGACGCCATCGGCGCGAGCCTCACCACGGTCGTCGGCACGCTCGTCCCCGAGACCATCGAGGGCACGCCGCAGGTGCAGATCACGCAGCTCGAGCAGGCGGAGATCCCCGAGTCGCCGTCCTCGCCGAACCTGCCCGTCAACATCATCGTCGGCGCGCTCATCGGCCTCCTGATCGGCGTGGGCGTGAGCCTCCTCCGCGAGACGCTCGACAACCGCATCCGCGGGGAGCGCGACGTCGAGCTCGTCACGACCAAGCCCATCCTCGGCGGCATCGCGTACGACCCGAAGGCGACCGAGCGTCCCCTCATCGTGCAGGACGACCCGCGCAGCCCCCGCGCCGAGTCCTTCCGCAGCCTCCGCACGAACCTCCAGTTCCTGGAGTTCGGCGGCCGCTCGCGCAGCTTCGTCATCACCTCGTCCATCCAGGGCGAGGGCAAGTCGACCACCAGCTCGAACCTCGCGCTGGCGCTGGCCGACTCCGGCATCAAGGTCGTCCTCATCGACGCCGACCTCCGCCGTCCGCGCCTCGCGTCCTACATGGGCCTCGAGGGCGCCGTGGGCCTCACCGACATCCTCATCGGCCGCGCCGAGATCGAGGACGTCATCCAGCCCTGGGGCTCGGGCATGCTCTCGATCCTCCCCGCCGGCCAGATCCCGCCGAACCCGTCCGAGCTCCTCGGCTCGCAGGGCATGGCGCGACTGCTGCAGGACCTCGAGGCGCGCTACGACGTGGTGCTCATCGACGCCCCGCCGCTGCTCCCCGTCACCGACGCGGCGATCCTGTCCAAGAACGCCGGCGGCGCGATCGTCGTCGTCGCCGCCGGCCGCACGCACCGCACGCAGCTGAAGAGCGCGATCGCCAACCTCACCAACGTGGGCGCGGACGTGCTCGGCCTCGTGATCACCATGCTCCCCACCAAGGGCCCGGACGCGTACGGCTACGGCCACTACGGCTACGGGTACGGGTACACGGAGGACGAGGACGGCCAGAAGACCAAGGCGCCCATCGAGAAGATCAAGGCGTAG
- a CDS encoding polysaccharide pyruvyl transferase family protein: protein MRTLIVSADRTLASGHPQNLGDAFLTDALSERLRRAGHETVIADFGQNRRLDSTEERVRVSGVRALADVVRQVDAVVVGGGTLLADDQPSRPFAGLPRLMAVTGLIARTSRTPLAVFGVGADPVSRRRARLALRAGLDGARVWTRDPDSAGRAAGYSKLPVEVAADVSLFAAPELAAMAAPADRRRGAVVALNAKHSPEVTPAHVAALEERFGEVVFVSMDQGDDSDAGALPPEVRARLTTEPGDHGWRRAAELISDREVVVASRMHAMYLGTMLTTPVVAVGGATKVGAFTTEFGTRTEPSFDRAVRTAIAGTADAEAARTTAAALAAATARLDAAFEEMTSWVRRTA, encoded by the coding sequence ATGAGGACCCTCATCGTCTCCGCCGACCGCACCCTCGCGTCCGGCCACCCGCAGAACCTCGGCGACGCCTTCCTCACCGACGCGCTGTCCGAGCGCCTCCGTCGGGCCGGCCACGAGACCGTGATCGCCGACTTCGGGCAGAACCGGCGCCTCGACTCCACCGAGGAGCGCGTGCGCGTCTCCGGCGTCCGCGCGCTCGCCGACGTCGTGCGCCAGGTCGACGCGGTCGTCGTTGGCGGCGGCACGCTCCTCGCGGACGACCAGCCGTCGCGCCCCTTCGCGGGCCTCCCCCGCCTCATGGCCGTCACCGGGCTCATCGCGCGCACCAGCCGCACGCCGCTCGCCGTGTTCGGCGTGGGCGCGGATCCCGTCAGCCGCCGCCGCGCGCGCCTCGCCCTCCGCGCGGGTCTCGACGGCGCCCGCGTCTGGACCCGGGACCCCGACTCCGCCGGCCGCGCCGCCGGGTACTCGAAGCTCCCGGTCGAGGTCGCCGCCGACGTCAGCCTCTTCGCCGCCCCCGAGCTCGCCGCGATGGCCGCGCCCGCCGACCGCCGCCGCGGTGCCGTGGTCGCCCTCAACGCGAAGCACTCCCCCGAGGTCACCCCCGCCCATGTCGCGGCGCTCGAGGAGCGCTTCGGCGAGGTCGTCTTCGTGTCGATGGACCAGGGCGACGACTCGGACGCCGGCGCGCTGCCGCCCGAGGTGCGCGCCAGGCTCACGACCGAGCCCGGCGACCACGGCTGGCGCCGCGCCGCGGAGCTCATTTCCGACCGCGAGGTCGTCGTCGCCTCTCGCATGCACGCCATGTACCTCGGTACGATGCTCACGACGCCCGTGGTCGCCGTCGGCGGCGCCACCAAGGTCGGGGCGTTCACGACCGAGTTCGGCACGCGCACGGAGCCGTCGTTCGACCGGGCGGTCCGCACCGCCATCGCCGGGACGGCCGACGCAGAGGCCGCTCGCACCACCGCGGCGGCTCTCGCCGCCGCCACCGCCCGCCTGGACGCGGCTTTCGAGGAGATGACTTCATGGGTCCGACGTACCGCCTAG
- a CDS encoding acyltransferase family protein gives MNRGFRPDVEGLRALAVVAVIVDHLFDWPSGGFVGVDVFFVISGFLITGLLLKEYERTKTISFLDFYKRRVRRIMPAALLVLVVSTAVSFLVFNVVRAQASLWDAIWSALFVSNWHFASAGTDYFASDGPISPFRHYWSLSVEEQFYLVWPVLIFLVITFARRRTPKNRVKRARLFTRTIGITVAVLIVASLAWGFYETSARPTVAYFSTFSRAWELGIGALLAIFAARIATLPASIRPVLGYVGLAGIVASFFLVSGDNAFPVPFGLLPVVATALVIASGIGGVSKAMVPITNPVTTYIGRLSFSLYLWHFPAIILLASLLGTGTLEYYGAAIGATLVLAIASFHLVEDPIRRSSWLDPKKAGRRSSAAQLKMTVAALSVVAVAVVGVVAVAVVRDEPADQSQLGSGTPSTGGTAAPVEATGNALATRTDQITAALASDEWPALDPAVESFGDFGRDVIAPEWAKDGCLGADLAKEKDAIKNTEHCVYGNASAGPEKTAVIFGDSLAISYAPMLRASLGDDWKVRVLTMARCPASTVTSTDTDGSEYTECTDFRNWALGEMNATKPALILMSEAVDNSYLSSKATGGAADREWQAGALTTMGSLKTASSNVIVLSRPPAATALVECKTPTSAPKDCTSQVSPSFISHARTMEAAAAEVGAPVQFINTQGWFCSQGTCPAFVNGIPVRGDTSHLTARQSQDLAPIMSDELATLGLLAPAAG, from the coding sequence GTGAACCGCGGCTTCAGGCCGGACGTCGAGGGCCTGCGCGCCCTCGCGGTGGTCGCCGTCATCGTCGACCACCTCTTCGACTGGCCCTCCGGCGGCTTCGTGGGCGTCGACGTCTTCTTCGTCATCAGCGGCTTCCTCATCACGGGCCTGCTGCTCAAGGAGTACGAGCGCACCAAGACGATCTCGTTCCTCGACTTCTACAAGCGCCGCGTCCGTCGCATCATGCCGGCCGCGCTGCTCGTGCTCGTGGTCTCCACGGCCGTCTCGTTCCTCGTCTTCAACGTCGTGCGCGCGCAGGCCAGCCTCTGGGACGCGATCTGGTCCGCCCTCTTCGTCTCCAACTGGCACTTCGCCAGCGCCGGCACCGACTACTTCGCGTCCGACGGCCCCATCTCGCCGTTCCGCCACTACTGGTCGCTGTCGGTCGAGGAGCAGTTCTACCTCGTCTGGCCCGTGCTGATCTTCCTGGTCATCACGTTCGCCCGCCGCCGCACCCCCAAGAACCGCGTCAAGCGCGCCCGCCTCTTCACCCGGACGATCGGCATCACGGTCGCCGTCCTCATCGTCGCGTCGCTCGCCTGGGGCTTCTACGAGACGTCGGCCCGCCCGACGGTCGCGTACTTCTCCACCTTCTCCCGCGCCTGGGAGCTCGGCATCGGCGCGCTCCTCGCGATCTTCGCGGCGCGCATCGCCACGCTGCCCGCGTCGATCCGCCCGGTCCTCGGCTACGTCGGCCTCGCGGGCATCGTCGCCTCCTTCTTCCTCGTCTCCGGCGACAACGCGTTCCCGGTGCCCTTCGGCCTGCTGCCGGTCGTCGCGACCGCGCTCGTCATCGCGTCGGGCATCGGCGGGGTGTCGAAGGCCATGGTGCCGATCACGAACCCGGTCACCACCTACATCGGCCGGCTGTCGTTCTCGCTGTACCTCTGGCACTTCCCGGCGATCATCCTGCTGGCGTCGCTCCTCGGCACCGGCACCCTTGAGTACTACGGCGCCGCGATCGGCGCGACGCTCGTGCTCGCCATCGCCTCCTTCCACCTCGTCGAGGACCCGATCCGGCGCTCCAGCTGGCTCGACCCGAAGAAGGCCGGCCGCCGGTCCTCCGCGGCGCAGCTGAAGATGACCGTCGCGGCGCTCTCCGTCGTCGCGGTCGCCGTGGTGGGCGTGGTCGCCGTGGCCGTGGTGCGCGACGAGCCCGCCGACCAGAGCCAGCTCGGGAGCGGGACGCCGAGCACCGGCGGCACGGCCGCGCCCGTCGAGGCCACCGGCAACGCCCTCGCGACCCGCACGGACCAGATCACGGCCGCCCTCGCATCCGACGAGTGGCCGGCGCTCGATCCCGCCGTCGAGTCGTTCGGCGACTTCGGCCGCGACGTCATCGCGCCCGAGTGGGCGAAGGACGGCTGCCTCGGCGCCGACCTCGCCAAGGAGAAGGACGCGATCAAGAACACCGAGCACTGCGTCTACGGCAACGCGTCGGCGGGACCGGAGAAGACCGCGGTCATCTTCGGCGACTCCCTCGCGATCAGCTACGCGCCCATGCTCCGCGCCAGCCTCGGCGACGACTGGAAGGTGCGCGTGCTCACGATGGCGCGCTGCCCCGCGTCCACCGTCACGAGCACGGACACCGACGGCTCCGAGTACACGGAGTGCACGGACTTTCGCAACTGGGCCCTCGGCGAGATGAACGCCACGAAGCCCGCGCTCATCCTCATGAGCGAGGCCGTCGACAACTCGTACCTGTCGAGCAAGGCCACGGGCGGCGCCGCCGACCGCGAGTGGCAGGCCGGCGCGCTCACCACCATGGGCTCGCTCAAGACCGCCTCCTCCAACGTGATCGTCCTGTCCCGCCCGCCGGCAGCCACGGCGCTCGTGGAGTGCAAGACGCCCACGAGCGCGCCGAAGGACTGCACGTCGCAGGTGTCGCCGTCGTTCATCAGCCACGCCCGCACCATGGAGGCCGCGGCGGCCGAGGTCGGCGCCCCGGTGCAGTTCATCAACACGCAGGGCTGGTTCTGCAGCCAGGGCACGTGCCCGGCGTTCGTCAACGGGATCCCCGTGCGCGGCGACACGTCGCACCTCACGGCCCGCCAGTCGCAGGACCTCGCGCCGATCATGTCGGACGAGCTCGCGACGCTCGGCCTCCTGGCCCCGGCCGCCGGCTGA
- a CDS encoding glycosyltransferase, translating to MGGLLVQEWIEKSGGSEKVFDAFAHAFPDADLFTLWNDDPGRFGDRPVRESWLARTPLRRRKPLALPFMPLTWSSLDLDAYEWTLSSSHLFAHHIGQGDRATRQHVYVHSPARYLWTPDLDQRGANPLVKAAAPPLRALDRRRAQASHAEFAANSAFVQARIRKAWDVDARVIHPPVDATAIRGTASWEGELTGSDAALAASLPESFLLGASRFVPYKRLDLVIRAGEAAGVPVVLAGSGPLADELAAQAAAARVPVTVVPRPSDALLYTLYQRSLAYVFPAVEDFGIMPVEAMAAGARVLVSDVGGATESVVDGVTGVHVHDWEGAGLADAVARAAALDPAASVRRSADFDADVFERRIATWVRHDGARLDGAAA from the coding sequence ATGGGCGGGCTGCTGGTCCAGGAGTGGATCGAGAAGTCCGGGGGATCCGAGAAGGTGTTCGACGCGTTCGCGCACGCCTTCCCCGACGCCGACCTCTTCACGCTCTGGAACGACGACCCGGGCCGCTTCGGCGACCGCCCGGTCCGGGAGAGCTGGCTGGCGCGCACGCCGCTGCGCCGGAGGAAGCCGCTCGCGCTGCCGTTCATGCCGCTCACCTGGAGCTCGCTCGACCTCGACGCGTACGAGTGGACGCTCTCGAGCTCGCACCTGTTCGCGCACCACATCGGCCAGGGCGACCGCGCGACCCGCCAGCACGTCTACGTGCACAGCCCCGCGCGCTACCTCTGGACCCCCGACCTCGACCAGCGCGGCGCCAACCCGCTCGTGAAGGCCGCCGCTCCCCCGCTCCGCGCGCTCGACCGGCGCCGCGCGCAGGCGTCGCACGCCGAGTTCGCCGCGAACAGCGCGTTCGTGCAGGCCCGCATCCGGAAGGCGTGGGACGTCGACGCGCGCGTCATCCACCCGCCCGTCGACGCGACCGCGATCCGCGGCACCGCGTCCTGGGAGGGCGAGCTCACGGGATCCGACGCCGCGCTCGCCGCGTCGCTGCCCGAGTCGTTCCTCCTCGGCGCCAGCCGCTTCGTGCCGTACAAGCGCCTCGACCTCGTGATCCGCGCGGGCGAGGCGGCCGGCGTGCCCGTCGTGCTCGCCGGATCCGGCCCGCTCGCCGACGAGCTCGCGGCGCAGGCCGCCGCCGCGCGCGTGCCCGTCACGGTCGTGCCGCGCCCCTCGGACGCCCTGCTCTATACGCTGTACCAGCGCTCGCTCGCGTACGTGTTCCCCGCGGTCGAGGACTTCGGGATCATGCCCGTCGAGGCGATGGCCGCGGGCGCCCGCGTGCTCGTGAGCGACGTGGGCGGCGCGACCGAGAGCGTCGTCGACGGCGTCACGGGCGTGCACGTGCACGACTGGGAGGGCGCCGGCCTCGCCGACGCCGTGGCACGCGCCGCCGCGCTCGATCCCGCCGCGAGCGTCCGCCGCTCCGCCGACTTCGACGCCGACGTGTTCGAGCGCCGCATCGCCACCTGGGTCCGCCACGACGGCGCCCGGCTCGACGGGGCGGCCGCGTGA